Proteins encoded together in one Riemerella anatipestifer window:
- the aroC gene encoding chorismate synthase, translating into MHNQLGNFLSLNTFGESHGLAYGGIITNFPAGIEVDLDAVQKELDRRKPGQSAIVTQRKESDTVKFLSGIFEGKTTGTPIGFIIENENQKSKDYDHLASAYRPSHADFTYDQKFGHRDHRGGGKSSARETINWVAAGALAKNILPKEVEIHAYVSSVGNIFCEKPYQDLDFSKTESNEIRCPDENVAKEMIDRIKEIKKEGNTIGGTITCVVKNLPVGIGEPVFGKLQAELAKAMLNINAAKGFEYGSGFCGAAMTGKEHNDLFNTDFSTKTNLSGGIQGGISNGMDIYFRVAFKPVATILRPQKSVDKLGNKVTVEGKGRHDPCVLPRAVPVVENLTAFVLADLFLINQIRRR; encoded by the coding sequence ATGCATAATCAATTAGGTAATTTTCTTTCTTTGAATACCTTTGGAGAAAGTCACGGTTTAGCTTACGGAGGCATCATCACCAATTTTCCTGCGGGGATAGAAGTAGATTTAGACGCCGTACAGAAAGAATTAGACAGAAGAAAACCTGGGCAGTCTGCCATTGTAACCCAAAGAAAGGAAAGCGACACGGTGAAATTTCTGTCTGGTATTTTTGAAGGCAAAACCACAGGCACTCCAATAGGCTTTATTATAGAAAATGAAAATCAAAAAAGTAAAGATTACGATCACTTAGCATCTGCCTATCGCCCTAGCCACGCCGATTTTACTTACGACCAAAAATTCGGACATAGAGACCACCGTGGCGGAGGCAAATCCTCGGCTAGAGAAACCATCAATTGGGTAGCCGCTGGAGCTTTAGCAAAAAACATTCTCCCTAAAGAGGTTGAAATACACGCCTATGTGTCTTCCGTAGGAAATATATTTTGTGAAAAACCTTACCAAGATTTGGATTTTTCTAAAACAGAAAGCAACGAAATTCGTTGCCCAGACGAGAATGTTGCAAAGGAAATGATTGACCGAATTAAAGAGATTAAAAAAGAAGGCAATACTATAGGAGGCACCATCACTTGTGTGGTTAAAAATCTACCTGTAGGCATAGGCGAACCTGTATTTGGCAAACTTCAGGCAGAACTTGCTAAGGCGATGCTCAACATCAATGCAGCTAAAGGCTTCGAGTATGGCAGTGGGTTTTGCGGAGCTGCTATGACGGGTAAAGAACACAACGATTTATTCAATACTGATTTTTCTACCAAAACCAATCTATCAGGCGGCATACAAGGCGGTATTTCCAACGGAATGGATATTTATTTCCGTGTGGCTTTTAAGCCTGTAGCAACCATTTTAAGACCGCAAAAAAGCGTGGATAAACTAGGCAATAAAGTAACGGTGGAAGGCAAAGGCAGACACGACCCTTGTGTGCTTCCTCGTGCAGTACCTGTGGTAGAAAATCTTACCGCTTTTGTACTTGCCGATTTATTTTTAATTAACCAAATAAGAAGACGGTAG
- a CDS encoding endonuclease/exonuclease/phosphatase family protein, whose translation MNTKKEIVAFYNVEIFFPPHTPYLPHWDNYKYHNKLHKTAHIFELINQYHNTLPILVGLAEIGNKTVLEDLLAKPVFGGNYHYLHYESPDERGIDVALLYDKNKITVKHSEPIRFKFEMKNEQGELYEDTTRDVLHSVLEYNGETFHCFVMHLPSKREQDINLPKRNEILENINALIENIIIKDKEAVLVLGDFNENPNEDNLIQFTYHEGILELLHNPFSALYYLGDYSTYHKKEGLLFDQIMFSRDFFQTSFGLTYKKAEVFNPTEIKNWDKMKNRPFRTYSGTRYLGGYSDHFPVLVEFESLAKG comes from the coding sequence ATGAACACAAAAAAAGAAATTGTTGCTTTTTATAATGTGGAAATTTTTTTTCCACCACACACACCATATTTACCTCATTGGGATAATTACAAATACCACAACAAACTCCATAAAACAGCACACATTTTTGAACTTATAAATCAATACCACAACACACTTCCTATATTAGTGGGACTAGCCGAAATAGGAAATAAAACAGTGCTAGAAGACTTATTAGCGAAACCTGTTTTTGGTGGAAACTATCACTATCTGCACTACGAATCTCCTGACGAAAGAGGCATAGATGTCGCTCTTCTTTACGATAAAAACAAAATCACGGTGAAGCACTCTGAACCCATCAGGTTTAAGTTTGAAATGAAAAACGAACAAGGAGAACTTTATGAAGACACCACCAGAGATGTTCTACATTCTGTATTAGAATATAACGGAGAAACATTCCATTGTTTTGTAATGCATCTACCTTCCAAAAGAGAGCAAGACATTAACCTCCCTAAACGAAATGAAATTTTAGAAAACATCAACGCTTTGATAGAAAACATCATCATCAAAGATAAAGAAGCGGTACTCGTATTGGGAGATTTTAATGAAAACCCTAACGAAGACAACCTCATTCAGTTTACTTACCACGAGGGTATTTTAGAGCTATTACACAATCCGTTTTCGGCATTGTATTATTTAGGGGACTACTCCACTTACCACAAAAAAGAAGGATTGCTATTTGACCAAATTATGTTTTCAAGAGATTTTTTTCAAACTTCCTTCGGACTAACCTATAAAAAAGCGGAAGTATTTAACCCAACCGAGATAAAAAACTGGGATAAAATGAAAAACAGACCTTTCAGAACCTACTCTGGAACGAGGTATTTGGGTGGTTATAGCGACCATTTTCCTGTATTAGTAGAGTTTGAATCTTTAGCCAAAGGATAA